The following coding sequences lie in one Aricia agestis chromosome 18, ilAriAges1.1, whole genome shotgun sequence genomic window:
- the LOC121736189 gene encoding uncharacterized protein LOC121736189 → MIGLGDQRWWGFHAPRWGLPWVVYYPVVVTRTIANHIPYVPFLSQLLQLYLIYDDMSSSALGSTLTMIPISFVVFIIVASSQRKAYMVLMKQFLGSIHLNNFRNDHEHIDEILIKVEKYIRYTSYGLVVLTNLISVNWIVIPTLFNIRNIDSIINRTSEFQSIVYFYMPFDYLHDFRNWVILHAINTFMTILANSMINFFKILTYMFIFHWIGHINILKYRVQKFTVSENCGQKLVDIIKYHMFIRRVFSDIEESFGILVTVTYLHNLLGDSLLLYNFMFGQKENFLAFGPMVVLYIGDLVLLSFVLEEVRRQTIYLSDIVYDMPWQNMCLQDQKTYLIFLGRVLEPFEFISACGLRTGVRPMVSIIKSTFSYYIMLKSSMRGD, encoded by the exons ATGATCGGTCTCGGGGACCAAAGGTGGTGGGGTTTCCATGCTCCTCGTTGGGGGTTACCCTGGGTTGTCTACTACCCGGTCGTGGTGACCAGGACCATAGCTAACCACATACCGTATGTACCGTTCCTGAGTCAGCTACTGCAGCTGTACTTGATATATGACGACATGTCGTCAAGTGCTTTGGGCTCCACTCTGACTATGATACCGATTTCGTTTGTGGTTTTT ATCATTGTCGCATCATCACAGAGGAAAGCATATATGGTGCTGATGAAGCAATTTTTAGGTAGTATCCACTTGAACAACTTCAGAAATGATCATGAGCATATTGATGAA ATACTGATAAAGGTGGAGAAATATATCCGATATACGTCGTACGGACTCGTCGTTTTAACAAATCTTATATCTGTCAACTGGATCGTTATCCCTACGTTGTTCAACATAAGAAACATAGATAGCATTATAAATAGAACCAGCGAATTTCAATCTAtcgtatatttttatatgccgtTCGACTATTTACATGACTTCAGGAATTGGGTTATACTACATGCTATTAATACATTCATGACAATACTCGCTAATAGTATGATAAATTTCTTCAAAATACTCACATACATGTTCATTTTCCACTGGATCGGACAcataaatatattgaaatatagAGTTCAGAAGTTTACTGTTTCCGAAAATTGTGGACAGAAGTTGGTCGATATAATCAAATATCACATGTTTATAAGACG AGTGTTTTCAGATATAGAGGAATCTTTTGGTATCCTTGTGACGGTGACGTACCTGCATAATCTACTTGGAGATAGTCTACTACTCTACAATTTTATGTTTGGT CAAAAAGAGAATTTTCTCGCTTTTGGTCCAATGGTAGTTTTGTATATAGGAGACCTCGTACTTCTGTCGTTTGTTCTAGAAGAAGTAAGACGCCAG ACAATCTATCTCTCAGACATTGTGTACGATATGCCGTGGCAAAATATGTGTCTCCAAGACCAGAAAACCTACTTAATTTTCCTCGGCCGAGTTCTGGAACCGTTTGAGTTTATATCCGCCTGTGGCCTGAGGACCGGCGTACGACCAATGGTGTCT atTATCAAGTCGACTTTTTCGTACTACATCATGTTAAAATCGAGCATGAGAGGAGATTAA